In Ammospiza nelsoni isolate bAmmNel1 chromosome 20, bAmmNel1.pri, whole genome shotgun sequence, one DNA window encodes the following:
- the SLC2A6 gene encoding solute carrier family 2, facilitated glucose transporter member 6, whose translation MAMESRDREPLVRKTSSSYHTFPEGTARRLDKEYLRSLHNKRLYLAVFAAVLGNFSFGFALVYPSPVIPALEAHPSPALRLDQHTAPWFGSVFTLGAAAGGLSTMLLNDCLGRKLSIMFSALPSALGYALLAGAQGLWMLLLGRVLTGYAGGVTSASIPVYISEISHPGVRGMLGACPQIMAVLGSLVLYALGLVLDWRWLAVAGEVPVLAMVLLLCFMPNSPRFLLSQGKEEEALGSLCWLRGQDTDYAREYEQIKDSVRKQSRRVSCAELKDPFLYKPILISGLMRFLQQLSGVTCILVYLQPIFKKTSVILKAEYDAALVGLVRLSAVVIAAVSMDKAGRKILLFVSAGVMLISNLTMGLYIHFEPTSHNGTVANTTLASSANLPAEPTNYITLIPLLATMFFIMGYAMGWGPITWLLMSEILPLKARGVASGLCVLVSWLTAFTLTQFFLPVVNSFGLEVPFLFFAVINAGNILFTGCCVPETKGRSLEQIEAFFRTGRRSFLR comes from the exons atggccatggagagcagggaccGAGAGCCCCTGGTGAGGAAAACGAGCTCCTCGTACCACACCTTCCCcgagggcactgccaggaggcTCGACAAGGAGTACCTGAG GAGCCTCCACAACAAGCGGCTCTACCTGGCCGTGTTTGCCGCTGTCCTGGGCAACTTCAGCTTCGGCTTCGCCCTGGTTTATCCCTCCCCCGtcatccctgccctggaggctcatcccagccctgcGCTGAGGCTGGACCAGCACACAGCGCCCTGGTTCGGG TCGGTGTTCACGCTgggagcggcggcgggcgggctcAGCACGATGCTGCTCAACGACTGCCTGGGCCGCAAGCTGAGCATCATGTTCTCGGCTCTGCCCTCGGCGCTGGGGTACGCgctgctggcaggagcccagggcctctggatgctgctgctgggccggGTGCTGACGGGCTACGCCGGCGGAGTGACCTCTGCCTCCATCCCG gttTACATCTCGGAGATCTCCCACCCGGGGGTCAGGGGGATGCTGGGTGCCTGTCCCCAGatcatggcagtgctgggctccctcGTCCTGTACGCTCTGG ggctggtccTGGACTGGCGCTGGCTGGCCGTGGCCGGGGAGGTGCCGGTGCTTGCCATggtcctcctgctctgcttcatGCCCAACTCGCCCCGgttcctgctctcccagggcaaggaggaggaggccctgggctccctgtgctggctgaggGGTCAGGACACAGATTATGCCCGGGAGTACGAGCAGATCAAGGACAGCGTGAGGAAGCAG AGCCGTCGGGtttcctgtgctgagctcaAGGACCCCTTTCTTTACAAGCCCATCCTGATTTCGGGGCTGATGaggttcctgcagcagctctcgGGGGTCACCTGCATCCTCGTGTACCTGCAGCCAATATTCAAGAAAACATCTGTCATCCTG AAAGCGGAGTACGATGCAGCTCTGGTGGGCCTGGTGCGTCTGTCTGCAGTGGTCATCGCTGCTGTGTCCATGGACAAAGCTGGCAGGAAGATTCTCCTGTTTGTGTCAG CTGGTGTCATGTTGATCTCCAACCTGACCATGGGGCTCTACATCCACTTTGAGCCAACTTCTCACAATGGCACCGTGGCCAACACCACCCTGGCGAGTTCTGCCaacctccctgctgagccaaCAAACTACATCACCCTCATCCCCCTCCTGGCAACCATGTTCTTCATCATGG GTTATGCCATGGGCTGGGGCCCCATCACTTGGCTGCTGATGTCGGAGATCCTCCCTCTCAAAGCCCGTGGGGTCGCCTCAGGCCTCTGTGTGCTCGTGAGCTGGCTGACAGCCTTCACCCTGACCCAGTTCTTCCTCCCAGTCGTG AACTCCTTCGGCCTCGAGGTGCCCTTCCTGTTCTTCGCTGTCATCAATGCTGGGAACATCTTATTCACAGGCTGCTGTGTCCCTGAAACCAAAGGCAGGTCTCTGGAGCAGATTGAGGCCTTTTTCAGGACTGGCAGGAGGTCCTTCCTGAGGTAG
- the CACFD1 gene encoding calcium channel flower homolog, with protein MSSQDEQLPAAAAAAEAPEAAAADEGMTWWYRWLCRIAGVIGGMSCAIAGLWNCVTINPLNIAAGVWMMFNAFVLFLCEAPFCCQFIEFANAVAARADRLRAWQKAAFYCGMAVFPVILSLTLTTLLGNAIAFATGVLYGMSALGKKGDAISYARIHQQQKQMDEEKLTGSLEGQAL; from the exons ATGAGCTCGCAGgatgagcagctcccagcagcagcggcagcagcagaagccccCGAGGCAGCAGCGGCCGATGAGGGCATGACCTGGTGGTACAGGTGGCTCTGCAGGATTGCCGGGGTCATCGGGGGCATGT CCTGTGCCATTGCTGGTCTCTGGAACTGTGTCACCATCAACCCCCTGAACATCGCAGCCGGCGTGTGGATGAT GTTCAACGCCTTCGTGTTGTTCCTGTGTGAGGCCCCTTTCTGCTGCCAGTTCATCGAGTTCGCCAACGCCGTGGCTGCCAGGGCCGACCGGCTGCGGGCCTGGCAGAAAGCAGCTTTCTACTGCGG CATGGCCGTGTTCCCCGTCATACTCAGCCTGACGCTGACCACGCTCCTGGGCAATGCCATCGCCTTCGCCACCGGCGTGCTCTACGGAATGTCGGCCCTGGGAAAGAA GGGAGATGCCATCTCCTACGCCCGcatccaccagcagcagaagcagatgGATGAAGAGAAGCTGACGGGAAGCCTGGAGGGACAGGCTCTCTGA